TCGATCAGGGCAGGGTCCGGTGCACGCGTTTGGCCATGATCGGGACGGAGCGTAACCGCAGCGTCGTTCGACCATGTGGGTAGCCCGCGAACAAAACTCGGCGAGGCATACGTTTGCGCAAACCCGGTCGTAGCGGTGACTGCGAAACCGATGGCAAACCCAAGTTGTAATGAAAAACGCGAGCGGAGAAAAAATGCTGTGACCATCGATCTCAATGCCACTCATTAATATTGCCCCCACGGAGAGTGGGGGCCAATGATGGGAATTGTAGTTCCTGATTTCATCACAGGTATCAGGCCACGATCAAGAATCACGGAAATGTTGGCAAGAAACACGGGGGAGGGCTAGCGTTAATCGGTTTCCCCCGACCTCATTCTTGGCCCATCAAGTCGCTAGCATTTTGGGCCAACTCGATGAACTCGGCTCGCAACTCAAACGCGTCCTCGCCTTTGCTTTGCTCGGCGACGCGGATCACGTCACTGAGCGTCCAATTGCCTTTGTACTCGCTACGGCGAAGTTGCATCCCGAAACCCGCCACAGCGGCGGCAAAACGAGTGTCTTGGTCCGCTTCGGCAAAGTCGCTGCCATCATCCGAAACCGGGAACTCGACCAACGTGCTGGTATCGCCGTCGGGTTGTTTGTAGCGGAGTTTTAGCGTCATCATCTCGTCGCTCTCGGCGGCGTCAGTCGGTGCGGGCTTTGCCTGGTACTTCAGCTCGTCGACCTTCGGTTTCGCTGCATCGGCTGCGGATCCCGCCGGAACGATTTCATAGAGCGCCGTCACACTGTGCCCCGCACCGATTTCACCAGCATCTTTCTGGTCGTCATTGAAGTCTTCTTTGGCAAGGACGCGGTTCTCGTAACCGATCAATCGATAGGAATCGACCAACGTGGGATTGAATTCGATTTGCAATTTGACGTCTTTGGCGATGGTCACCAACGTGCTGTTGGCTTGTTCGACCAACACCTTGCGAGCTTCGCTTTCGGTATCGATGAAGGCATAGTTGCCGTTGCCTCGGCCACTGATTTGCTCCAGCATCGAATCGTTATGGTTGCCCATTCCGAAACCGAGCACTGACAGAAAGACGTTCCCCCGTGCTTCCTTTTCCACCATGCGAACCAAGGCATCGGTGCCGGTGGTGCCAACATTGAAGTCACCATCGGTGCATAAGATGACACGATTGACGCCGTCTTTGATGAAATGGTCGCGAGCGACTTGGTAGGCCAAGGCGATCCCGCTGCCGCCATCGGTGCTACCGCCAGCGGATAATTGCGTTAACGCTTTGCGGATCTTTTTGCCGTTCTTTACGATGGTCGAGTCGAGTACCAAGCCAGCCGATCCCGCATAAACCACGATCGCGACACGGTCGTTCTCGTTCAATTGTTTGAGCAACATCTTCATGCCGGTTTGCACCAATGGCAACTTGTTGGCTTGGTTCATCGAACCGCTGGTATCGAGCAAGAAAACCAAATTGCAGGGTGCGCGCTCGGACCGCTCGATCACTTTGCCCTTCAGTGCAATGCGAGCCAAACGATGCTCGCTATTCCATGGGCATTCGGTCACCACCGCGCGAGCGGCGAAAGGATGTTCGTCATCGGCCGCTGGCGGTGCGTAGTGGTAATCAAAGTAGTTGACCATCTCTTCGATCCGAACCGCATCGGGACGTGGCAACTGATTCGCTCGCACAAGAAAGTCACGAACCTTGCTATAGCTCGCCGTATCGACATCGACCGAGAACGTGCTCAGAGGATGCTCCGAAACGCGCCGGAACGGATTGTCTTCGATAAAGTCAAATTGGTCGCCTGGGGTTCCCGGTCCCGCCCCTTCGGGACGAGTGACTTCTTCGTCAAGCGTGTTGCTCGCTGGAGGTCGTCCAAGATTTTTCGAATCGTGCGAGCGAGTTGGGGTTACCTTTGTGCCGAGGCCGTCATGATGTTGAAGGACGCGAGCACCTCGGGCTGGCAAATCCATTGCAAAGCCTTCCATCGCGGGCGGTGCCGTCGCCGGAACCGCTTCACTTGGCTCGGCGAGAATGCGTTCCGCGGTTGGCTTACTTCTGTCTTTCGACTTGTTTTTGCCTAAAGCCAATTCATGCGGCGGAGTGGGGGAACCGGCATCCCCGGCCGCAGCCTCATTGTCAATCGACATGGGGCTGACCGCCCCCAACGAGTGGACTTCGGACTTTTCGGCTTCAGTGATTTCGTTTGCGGATTCGTCTTGGGCAGATCGGTTTTGCAGCATTGCCTTGCGGGACATCGAGGAATTCGCCGAGAAACTCAATGGTTGCCCCGCCTCCCTCTGCGTTTCAGGAGCTGGACCAGCGTCCAGGGCCATGGCGGCTGGTGACGGTGGAGCCCCCTTTGCCTGCCGGGCCCCTTTTGCCTGCGGAGCCGACGGCTCGACCGAATCGCTCATCACGCTCGCGGCGCTCTCCTGACCCGCACCACCTACGCCGCCGCTGTCTTGACCGGACGCAGGATCATGAGGCGAGGAAACCGGGGCCGAGGAAACGCTCAACTGATCCATCGAGTTATCCAGCGAGGCTCGATGCCGTTTTCTTGCCGCAACCTCGCCCCGTTCGGAGGCCTGAGGTGCAGTCACCGAAGAACGCAATCCGCTGGGACTCCGCGGGGACGCATCTTGTTTGGCGTCTCTGTCGGCGTCCATCGCCATCATCGGAGACGCCGCAGGAGACATCGCGTCGTCGGCTTCGAGAAGCTCATTGCCCGTCTGCGCCATCTCAGCCGACTTTTCCTTGACCAACGCCTCGTTTTCCTTCTCACGAGCAGTTTCGTTCAGCGCGACCTGGCGTGACAGGTTGGCGGGGATCGCGATCGCACACAGGATCAAGACGATCGCGGCGGTGACTCCCCACTCCACAGCGTTGAGTTGGTACCAAGCGCGTTTCGGACGGAGCGTCACCCAATCAGTTTGCGTGGCCTCCACTCCCATCGACGCCTGTGTTTCACCCGCGATGATGGCTTGACGACGCGTCGCATCCAACGGAGGTATCGTCTCCGCCGCGAACAAAGCATCCAGTTTTTCGGTCACGCCACGAGCTTCCTCGACCGCAGCAACCAACTCGGGGTTGTTTCTTAATTCTAATTCAAACGCTTCACGGTCATGGGGTGGTAATTCGTCCAGCGCGTAGGCGGTGATCCGTGGGTCATTCCAGATGGATTCAGACATATCAGGACTCAAGTAGAGTGGTGTATTGTTTTAAGCAGTCTCAGGCAAAAAGGGGCCAGCAACGCAAACTCGCTGGCTCCGTTTTTGCAATGCGACGTTAGCTAACCGCCAGCGAATTGCGTAGATTGCGAACCGCTTCGTGAAGGTGAAAGCCCACGTTGCTAACGGTCAGTCCCGTGACCTCGGCAATCTCGCGATAACTCAGCCCGGCATGCATGCGAAGCCGCAAGACCTCTTGCTGGCGAGGCGATAATTGGTTGACCATTTCCGACAACTGATTTTTCGTTTCCTCTTCGCTGGCAACCTCCGACACATCCGGCGCCGGATCGGCTAGCGAGACTTTGGACGCATCGATGGGCGTCGAGTGTTTCGTTCTTTGCATGTCAATGACTCGGCTTCGACAGACGGAAAACAGCCAAGCTGCGATGCGAGATTCGATTTTGCTTCGATCCTCGCGGCACAACCGCAGAAACGTTTCCTGCACCGCGTCCTGAGCCTCCTGCCAATCGCCACCGAGCATCCGCGATGCATACGCCAACAGCGGTCGCTCGTAACGATCCACCAACAGACTGAGGGCTTCGGCGGGCCACTGGGGTGATGAGTGATCCGACATAATGTTGGGATGAGAGATAGGTAAAAGACGACGGTTTCATCACAGACAACGAAACCGGCAAAGGAATGTTAGGGAAGAATTAGAAAATAACTTCAACCACGCCGCGGGTTTACCGCAAATCGGCGTGGAACGTTACGGGGGGGAGGCTACTGTGCCGAAGCGCGTAACTCCTCGCTCAGGAACAGCTTGCCGATCTCCGCTTGAGCGTTTTTTGCCTGCGTGACCACGTCGCGGTGGGCCAGTTCGGATAGCGAAACTTGAGTCGGATAAAACCGTTGGATCGTCTCGCGAAGCCGTTCGTCCAACTCCGGGGTCCAACGAAAACGTGCATTCGTTTGCTGAAGTTGTTGCTCGGTCATTGGGATCCGCAATCTCAGACACGCCGGACCACCACCGCCCGACATGCTTTGGCTAAGATCCACAAATTGCACTTCACTAAAGAGACCCGATTCCGCAATCCAGGATTGGATCAATGCATTGGCCGCTTCGTGTTGTTGGACTTGCGTGGGACAAATCAAAACCGGTTTCGCCTCGCTCGTCCCGACGCACTGTCGAGGAGTGACAATTTGACTGTTGAACAAATAGGTGCTCACCGCGTCGGCGAGCGACAATTCCGATTCGCTCACCACGATGCGGCGAAGGGGAGTGCCAAAGATTTCTTGGTACCGGTCCTCCATCGCAGCGATCACGCCAGCGGGATCATCAAAGGCCGCGTCATGATGGATTAGCAAATCGTGGTGACTCGCCGCGACGACATCGTTGTGAAACGCTCCGGCGTCGATCGCATTGACGTTCTGCTTCACAAAGAAAGTCCGATCGGGATCGAGACCTTGGCCGCGCGCGATCGCTTGGCAAGCGCACAGCGTTTGACGTGGCCAAAAGTGTTTCGGAGCCGGTTCCCCATCACCGTAGACAAACAAATGGAGCCCCGCTTGGTTTTCGCCATTCCCGAATCGCATCTGGTTCGCGGCGCCTTCATCGCGCATTGCAGTACCGCCCGGCAGCGGAGGCAGCAGGGTCGCATGGGGGAACGCATTGCGTAGTTCTAGTAGCGTGGCAGGCGGCTCAATCGCACGATGCAAACTTGCCGTAAGATTCGCAACCGTCATCGCTGGAGTTCCAAAGCGATTGTCAACGCCGGCGGACACCGTCGCCGCATTGGCGGTCCACATCGCCGAACAACTCATCGCAGCCGAAAACGTCGCAGGGGATTCCTCACCGACGTGCTCCAACGCGGAATCATCCTCGACCTGGAAACCGACTTGTTTAAGAAACGTGATGTCCGGACGCGATTGTGGCGGCAAGATGAATTGCGGCACACCATAGCTTGCCACCATGCGCATCTTGTCGAGCCCCTCGATCGCCGCAGCGGCCGGATTGGAAATATTTCCCGCGTGCGATAACGATGCAACGTTGCCTACGCCGAGACCTCCGAAATGGTGCGTGGGGCCGACGAGTCGATCGAGTTGTGCTTCAATGAGCTCCACGGAAAACTCCTAAGCAGCCTGAATAGGGTTGTACGAGTGGTATCGAGCGAAAGGTATCGAACGAGTAACGTCGAGCAAGTAATATCGAGCGGTGGATAGAAGTAGGACTCGCCCGGGGTCGCGTCATCGTTCCACTTTCACGCCATCCCTACTGGGGTCGCCCTCGCGACGGAGTATAGAGACAGCAATCGGTGGGACAAATATCGTGCCACGGACCGAGTTCTCCCACTGCGCGACGCGCGACATCCTGACCGATCCGCTCTTGCACCAGTTCACGAATCATCGTCACGAATTTCGGGGATACCCCTGCGGTAGCCGCCCGCGCCATTTTGATGCCACGCGACTGACACAACTCAGCCGCTTCCTCGTCCAAATCGAACAAGACTTCCATGTGATCGCTGACGAAACCGATCGGCATCACGATCGTCGAACCGAGGGGAGAGGCATCGTCCATTTCTGCAATCGCATCACACACGTCGGGCTCTAACCATGGTTGTTGCGGCGGGCCGCTGCGGCTTTGATACACCAGCCGCCAATGATCGGCGCCAGCCATATCGGCGACCAAACGACACGCCTCGTTCAATTGCCGCTCGTAATCGCAATGATCCGACATCGAAAATGGAATACTATGCGCAGTAAATAGCACCTGAGTCGAAACGAGATCGGCGTCGATCGACTTGGCGGCACCGCGTAAATTGTCGGCCAGCGTTTCGATGAACAACGGATGGTTGAACCCCATACGTACTTTTTCAACCGCCGGAGCGTCTTCGCCCACCGCCTGCTGAGCCGCCGCGATGTTTTCACGATATTGGCGGCAAC
This sequence is a window from Novipirellula galeiformis. Protein-coding genes within it:
- a CDS encoding N-succinylarginine dihydrolase, with translation MELIEAQLDRLVGPTHHFGGLGVGNVASLSHAGNISNPAAAAIEGLDKMRMVASYGVPQFILPPQSRPDITFLKQVGFQVEDDSALEHVGEESPATFSAAMSCSAMWTANAATVSAGVDNRFGTPAMTVANLTASLHRAIEPPATLLELRNAFPHATLLPPLPGGTAMRDEGAANQMRFGNGENQAGLHLFVYGDGEPAPKHFWPRQTLCACQAIARGQGLDPDRTFFVKQNVNAIDAGAFHNDVVAASHHDLLIHHDAAFDDPAGVIAAMEDRYQEIFGTPLRRIVVSESELSLADAVSTYLFNSQIVTPRQCVGTSEAKPVLICPTQVQQHEAANALIQSWIAESGLFSEVQFVDLSQSMSGGGGPACLRLRIPMTEQQLQQTNARFRWTPELDERLRETIQRFYPTQVSLSELAHRDVVTQAKNAQAEIGKLFLSEELRASAQ
- a CDS encoding ferrochelatase codes for the protein MSETSTPYDSFLLVSFGGPEGPEDVIPFLENVLRGKNVPRERMMEVVEHYQHFGGVSPINEQNRQLLSAIKQDFAANGIELPVYWGNRNWTPYFDETLRQMRDDGCKRAIAFFTSMFSSYSGCRQYRENIAAAQQAVGEDAPAVEKVRMGFNHPLFIETLADNLRGAAKSIDADLVSTQVLFTAHSIPFSMSDHCDYERQLNEACRLVADMAGADHWRLVYQSRSGPPQQPWLEPDVCDAIAEMDDASPLGSTIVMPIGFVSDHMEVLFDLDEEAAELCQSRGIKMARAATAGVSPKFVTMIRELVQERIGQDVARRAVGELGPWHDICPTDCCLYTPSRGRPQ
- a CDS encoding VWA domain-containing protein, translated to MSESIWNDPRITAYALDELPPHDREAFELELRNNPELVAAVEEARGVTEKLDALFAAETIPPLDATRRQAIIAGETQASMGVEATQTDWVTLRPKRAWYQLNAVEWGVTAAIVLILCAIAIPANLSRQVALNETAREKENEALVKEKSAEMAQTGNELLEADDAMSPAASPMMAMDADRDAKQDASPRSPSGLRSSVTAPQASERGEVAARKRHRASLDNSMDQLSVSSAPVSSPHDPASGQDSGGVGGAGQESAASVMSDSVEPSAPQAKGARQAKGAPPSPAAMALDAGPAPETQREAGQPLSFSANSSMSRKAMLQNRSAQDESANEITEAEKSEVHSLGAVSPMSIDNEAAAGDAGSPTPPHELALGKNKSKDRSKPTAERILAEPSEAVPATAPPAMEGFAMDLPARGARVLQHHDGLGTKVTPTRSHDSKNLGRPPASNTLDEEVTRPEGAGPGTPGDQFDFIEDNPFRRVSEHPLSTFSVDVDTASYSKVRDFLVRANQLPRPDAVRIEEMVNYFDYHYAPPAADDEHPFAARAVVTECPWNSEHRLARIALKGKVIERSERAPCNLVFLLDTSGSMNQANKLPLVQTGMKMLLKQLNENDRVAIVVYAGSAGLVLDSTIVKNGKKIRKALTQLSAGGSTDGGSGIALAYQVARDHFIKDGVNRVILCTDGDFNVGTTGTDALVRMVEKEARGNVFLSVLGFGMGNHNDSMLEQISGRGNGNYAFIDTESEARKVLVEQANSTLVTIAKDVKLQIEFNPTLVDSYRLIGYENRVLAKEDFNDDQKDAGEIGAGHSVTALYEIVPAGSAADAAKPKVDELKYQAKPAPTDAAESDEMMTLKLRYKQPDGDTSTLVEFPVSDDGSDFAEADQDTRFAAAVAGFGMQLRRSEYKGNWTLSDVIRVAEQSKGEDAFELRAEFIELAQNASDLMGQE
- a CDS encoding RNA polymerase sigma factor, encoding MSDHSSPQWPAEALSLLVDRYERPLLAYASRMLGGDWQEAQDAVQETFLRLCREDRSKIESRIAAWLFSVCRSRVIDMQRTKHSTPIDASKVSLADPAPDVSEVASEEETKNQLSEMVNQLSPRQQEVLRLRMHAGLSYREIAEVTGLTVSNVGFHLHEAVRNLRNSLAVS